In Drosophila santomea strain STO CAGO 1482 chromosome 3L, Prin_Dsan_1.1, whole genome shotgun sequence, a single window of DNA contains:
- the LOC120450127 gene encoding histone deacetylase HDAC1, with protein MQSHSKKRVCYYYDSDIGNYYYGQGHPMKPHRIRMTHNLLLNYGLYRKMEIYRPHKATADEMTKFHSDEYVRFLRSIRPDNMSEYNKQMQRFNVGEDCPVFDGLYEFCQLSAGGSVAAAVKLNKQASEICINWGGGLHHAKKSEASGFCYVNDIVLGILELLKYHQRVLYIDIDVHHGDGVEEAFYTTDRVMTVSFHKYGEYFPGTGDLRDIGAGKGKYYAVNIPLRDGMDDDAYESIFVPIISKVMETFQPAAVVLQCGADSLTGDRLGCFNLTVKGHGKCVEFVKKYNLPFLMVGGGGYTIRNVSRCWTYETSVALAVDIANELPYNDYFEYFGPDFKLHISPSNMTNQNTSEYLEKIKNRLFENLRMLPHAPGVQIQAIPEDAINDESDDEDKVDKDDRLPQSDKDKRIVPENEYSDSEDEGEGGRRDNRTYKGQRKRPRLDKDTNSNKASSETSSEIKDEKEKGDGADGEESTASNTNSNNNSNNKSDNDAGATANAGSGSGSGSGAGAKGAKENNI; from the exons GTGACATTGGCAACTACTACTATGGCCAGGGTCATCCCATGAAGCCGCACCGCATACGCATGACCCACAACCTGCTGCTCAACTATGGGCTCTATcgaaaaatggaaatatac CGTCCCCATAAAGCCACTGCCGATGAGATGACCAAGTTCCACTCGGACGAGTACGTCCGGTTCCTGCGATCCATTCGGCCGGACAACATGTCCGAGTACAACAAGCAGATGCAGCGATTCAATGTGGGCGAGGATTGTCCCGTCTTTGATGGACTCTACGAGTTTTGCCAACTCTCCGCCGGCGGATCCGTAGCTGCGGCCGTAAAACTGAATAAGCAAGCCTCGGAGATCTGCATCAATTGGGGCGGTGGACTGCATCATGCCAAGAAATCGGAGGCATCCGGCTTCTGCTACGTCAACGATATTGTGCTGGGTATTCTGGAGCTGCTGAAATACCACCAGCGTGTTCTGTACATAGATATAGACGTTCATCACGGTGATGGCGTGGAGGAAGCCTTCTATACCACCGATCGTGTGATGACGGtgagcttccacaagtacgGAGAGTATTTCCCGGGCACCGGCGATCTGCGAGACATTGGCGCCGGCAAGGGCAAGTACTATGCGGTGAATATACCCCTGCGTGATGGCATGGACGATGATGCGTACGAGAGCATCTTTGTGCCCATTATCAGCAAGGTGATGGAGACATTCCAGCCGGCAGCCGTGGTGCTGCAGTGTGGCGCCGACTCGCTGACTGGCGATCGGTTAGGTTGCTTCAATCTCACCGTCAAGGGACACGGCAAGTGCGTGGAGTTCGTGAAGAAGTATAACCTGCCATTCCTGATGGTCGGCGGTGGTGGTTATACCATTCGTAACGTATCCCGTTGCTGGACCTATGAGACCTCCGTGGCCCTGGCCGTGGATATAGCCAACGAACTGCCGTACAACGATTACTTCGAGTACTTTGGTCCCGATTTCAAGCTGCACATTAGCCCCAGCAACATGACGAATCAGAATACTTCCGAGTACCTGGAGAAGATCAAGAATCGTCTGTTCGAGAACCTGCGCATGCTGCCACACGCTCCGGGCGTTCAAATCCAGGCGATTCCCGAGGACGCCATCAACGATGAGTCCGACGACGAGGACAAGGTCGACAAGGACGATCGCCTGCCGCAGAGCGACAAGGACAAGCGCATTGTGCCCGAGAACGAGTACTCCGATTCGGAGGATGAGGGCGAGGGCGGACGGAGGGATAACCGCACGTACAAGGGTCAGCGGAAGCGACCGCGTCTGGACAAGgacaccaacagcaacaaggcATCCTCAGAGACGTCCAGCGAGATCAAGGACGAAAAGGAAAAGG GCGATGGCGCTGATGGCGAGGAGTCGACGGCGTCCAATAcgaatagcaacaacaacagcaacaacaagagcgaTAACGATGCCGGAGCGACAGCTAATGCCGGATCCGGATCGGGTTCAGGTTCCGGTGCCGGGGCCAAGGGCGCCAAGGAGAACAACATTTGA
- the LOC120450130 gene encoding uncharacterized protein LOC120450130: protein MRRSQQNKEVKDNCKENPSQNSMESPPKSPTAAYAMFLHREELRRRKIQVSRVSATKIHLTSELIARTKQNIRQCSFEDLEILARETLFKKNLQRHLYYRRMHIHQLMMSKKKQQAKEKK from the coding sequence ATGCGTCGCAGCCAGCAAAACAAGGAAGTTAAGGATAACTGCAAAGAGAATCCTTCGCAGAACTCAATGGAATCACCACCAAAGTCACCCACTGCCGCATATGCAATGTTCTTGCATCGCGAAGAGTTGAGGAGGCGAAAAATACAAGTTTCTCGGGTTTCAGCCACCAAAATTCACCTGACCAGCGAACTAATCGCTCGAACTAAGCAGAATATACGGCAGTGCAGCTTCGAGGATCTGGAGATTCTGGCCAGGGAGACGCTCTTCAAGAAGAATCTGCAAAGACATCTCTACTATCGACGCATGCACATCCATCAACTGATGATGAGCAAAAAGAAGCAGCAGGCCAAGGAAAAGAAGTGA